The Bradyrhizobium sp. WBAH42 genome includes a window with the following:
- a CDS encoding glycosyltransferase family 4 protein, translating into MTKTILYLSPYFWPEEIGSAPYCTDLARYLQGAGHRLHTIAFRPHYPTAENFRAWSDGSRDEETFENIKVSRIGVSERGAGGFKERVKNDIRFVISVCRKALLGRFSRPDVVIAYVPSILTVFAALLVKLISGAQVLTIVHDIESGLARSLGIAKNPLMLRMMERVESFVLNRSDRVVVLTEGMKSELEKIGCTSPIDVISIWASPASESPIPVHPPTLMYSGNFGKKQNLDQLLPLIKRLSLERADIKVVMQGDGSEKERIVRLFQQAGVTNTRFSPLVDADKFVPSLQAATLHMVPQALDVANYALPSKLFSIMAAGRPYVCIAEAGSPLDVLTQRSGAGICVSPGDEDGLFEAVTGLLDRKDELERKGVNGRTFVAECMNKQSIMNRYLALIGKA; encoded by the coding sequence TTGACAAAGACTATTCTTTATTTGTCTCCTTATTTTTGGCCGGAAGAAATAGGATCCGCGCCGTATTGTACCGACCTTGCAAGGTATTTGCAGGGCGCGGGGCATCGGCTGCACACAATAGCTTTTCGACCGCATTATCCCACGGCAGAAAATTTCCGTGCATGGAGCGATGGCAGCCGCGACGAAGAGACTTTTGAAAACATCAAGGTGTCTCGAATCGGGGTAAGTGAGAGAGGCGCGGGCGGCTTCAAGGAGCGCGTGAAGAACGACATTCGCTTTGTAATTTCAGTTTGTCGGAAAGCATTGCTTGGACGTTTCAGCAGACCAGACGTCGTTATCGCCTACGTTCCGAGTATTTTGACCGTCTTCGCTGCATTATTGGTAAAACTTATCAGTGGCGCACAGGTGCTAACCATCGTTCACGATATCGAAAGCGGGCTAGCGCGGTCACTTGGTATTGCTAAGAACCCTCTGATGTTGCGAATGATGGAGCGAGTGGAGAGCTTCGTACTCAATCGGTCGGATCGGGTTGTCGTACTGACCGAAGGAATGAAGAGCGAGCTTGAGAAGATCGGGTGTACGAGCCCGATCGACGTCATCTCTATCTGGGCTTCACCTGCGTCTGAATCGCCCATTCCAGTCCACCCCCCAACATTGATGTATTCCGGAAATTTTGGAAAGAAGCAGAATCTGGATCAGCTTCTACCCTTGATCAAACGCCTTTCACTCGAACGGGCCGACATCAAAGTCGTGATGCAGGGAGACGGCTCAGAAAAAGAACGGATCGTTCGCCTGTTTCAGCAGGCCGGCGTGACAAATACCAGGTTTTCTCCGCTGGTGGATGCGGACAAGTTCGTTCCTAGCTTGCAGGCCGCTACGCTCCACATGGTGCCACAGGCGCTGGACGTGGCGAACTATGCTTTGCCATCTAAGCTCTTCTCAATCATGGCGGCTGGGCGGCCGTATGTTTGTATAGCGGAGGCCGGAAGTCCGCTTGACGTGCTCACGCAGCGCTCTGGAGCAGGAATTTGCGTTTCGCCGGGAGACGAGGATGGCTTGTTTGAAGCAGTGACCGGCCTTCTCGATAGAAAGGACGAGTTAGAGCGAAAAGGCGTGAACGGCCGTACTTTCGTTGCCGAGTGCATGAACAAACAAAGCATTATGAACCGATATCTCGCGTTAATTGGCAAGGCATGA